The Sulfolobales archaeon genome includes the window TGATTTTCTGAGATACCTCAAAAGGGTCTCTCCAGGCGTTGGTGGCGAGATCCAGCTTACAGACGCTATCCAGCTAGCCATAGAGGATGGGAGGGATGTGAGGGCCCTAATATATGATGGCGAGTACATAGATATAGGCACTCCGGAGACATATCTAAGGGCTATGGAGCATGTTGTCAGGAGCCTCAGAGGCTGAGGAGGAGACTAGAAAGCTGATAGGGAGATGGAGGCTAGGAGGATCTAGAGTGCTTGTCACAGGATGCGCAGGCTTCCTGGGAAGCTGGCTTGTAGAGGCCCTGGTGGAGGGGGGAGCCGAGGTCACTTGTGTTGATAACCTATCAACGGGTTCTAAGGAGAATCTTGCAGGTGTGTTAAATAAAATCCGCCTCGTAGTAGGCGACGTGGCAGAGGCCCCAGGCGGCAGCTACGACATAGTGGTGCACGGGGCCTCGCTACCGTCTCCGGAGCACTATATGTCCAAACCCGTCGAAGCCATGCTACCAGACAGCGTTGGGCTTCTCCACATCCTGAGGATAGCCAGGGACTCGGGGGCCAGGGTGGTCTTCATGTCATCCTCAGAGGTATATGGAGATCCAGAGATTATACCGACGCCAGAGAGCTACTGGGGGAGGGTTAACCCGGTGGGCCCTAGAAGCCCCTATGACGAGGCGAAGAGATTTGGGGAAGCCCTGTGCATGGCGTTCCACAGGGAGTACGGGGTTGATGTGAGGATAGCCAGGATATTCAATACATACGGCCCCAGGCTAGACCCCTACTCCCCATATGCTAGGGTCGTCACCAGATTCCTTATCCAGGCTATTAGGGGAGAGCCCATAACAGTCCACGGGGATGGGTCTCAGACTAGGAGTTTTACATATGTTAGCGACACTGTAAGAGCACTGCTAACCCTGGTCACATGCGATAAATGCTCGGGCGTCTATAACGTTGGCTCTGAGGAAGAGATCTCTATAATGGATCTAGCAAGGCTTGTTAAAGAGATCACGGGATCATCATCTCCGATAGTACATCTAAACCCGAGGCCCGATGATCCCAGGAGGAGGAGGCCCGACATATCTAGGATCAGAGCCCTTGGGTGGGAGCCAAGGGTAGGCATTAGGGAGGGTCTGAGGCTCACCTATATATGGCTGAGGGGGAGAGTTGGATGAGGATCTCGATATTCGGGCTGGGATACGTGGGGGTAATACATGCTATAGGACTTGCATATCTGGGGCACAGGGTTATAGGATATGATATCGATAGGGAGAGGGTTGATGCTATTAGAAGAGGGGTTCTACCCATATATGAGCCTGGCTTGGAGAGGCTTTGGAGGGAGGCTAGGGGATCCATCGAGGTCTCCGAGGATCCTATAGATGCTGTTAGGAGAACAGAGATCTCGATGATCTCCGTGGGGACTCCGAGCGCCCCAGACGGCTCTGCAGATCTTAGATATGTTAGGGAGGCTGTAGAGACAATAGCTATGGGTATAAGGGGTAAGGGATCTAAACACCTAGTTGTGATCAAGAGCACCGTGCCTCCCGGAACAACGGCATCTATGAAGAGACTCCTCGAGGATCTGGGGCTCAGATATGGCTTCGAATTCGACATAGCCATGAACCCTGAGTTCCTCAGAGAGGGCTCAGCTGTTGAGGATTTCCTAAGGCCTGACAGGGTTGTGATAGGCGTGTGGAGCCCCTGGGCAAGGGATATGCTTCTAGAGCTCTACAGCGGCATCGATGCTCCAAAAATAGTTACAGATCCCACGACAGCTGAGTTCGTTAAATATGTCTCAAACGTCTTCCTAGCCCTCAAGGTGAGCTTCTCAAACGAGGTGGGAGATCTCTGCAAGGCGATGGGGGTTGACAGCTATGAGGTGTTCAGGATAGTGGGTATGGATAGGAGGATTGGGCAGAGCTTCTTCAGATCAGGCCTCGGCTTCGGAGGATCATGTCTGCCCAAGGATCTAAGGGCATGGATAAGATTCGCAGAATCCCTAGGACATAGAGCAAGAATAGCCGAGGCAGCATATGAGGTCAATAGGGAGAGGCCTTTCAAAGCAGTATCACTCCTGAAGAAGCATCTGGGGAGCCTGAGGGGTAGGAGGATAGGTGTACTGGGACTCTCATTCAAACCAGGAACAGACGATATTAGGGAGTCTAGGGGCATAGAGGTGGCAAGGCTCCTACTAGAGGAAGGGGCAGAGGTATATGTTAACGACCCAGCTGCTATGGAGAAAGCTAGAAAGATCCTAGGGGACTCGGTTAAATATATAGAGAACCCCCAAGAACTATTAAAAAACGTTGAAGCCGTTATCATAGCAACCGAGTGGCCAATATATGAGAAGCTCGACTATAGAGAAACCATTGTGATAGATGGTAGGAGGATAGAAAAGGCAAGAGAGGCAAAGATCTATGAAGGGCTTACATGGTAAAACCACTAAACAAATCCACTGCAGATACTAAGCAAACCCAGGTTAAGCGGTTTCTGACCTTCTCCACTCTAAAATTAGGTTTTCAGCTGTAAACTAGGACACAGCTATACACGTATTACAACCGATAGCCTCCTTAGGGAGCGGAGAGGAGGCCGGGGCTTTAGAAAACCTCTAATTTATTGCAGGGGCTAGGGGAACAAGAGCTTTATTAGCTTACAATTATATATGTATATACGGTGTATATACCTGGGGGATCTCTTTTCTGTCAGGATCCCTCGTGAGCTGAGAGAGAAGATGAGAAGATACAAGCATATAAACTGGAGCGAGGTTGTTAGGAGAGCTATCCTAGAGAAAATAGCGGAGGAAGAGAGAAGAGATAAGAGGCTGAAGGCTGCTGAGGTGATGGATAAGATTAGAGAGGATATTCTGAAGACCTACGGACCTACAGACTATGACTCCTCAGAGGCGATAAGATACTGGCGAGACGCGAGGAAGCAGTTGTCGATGCCAGCGTAGTAGTGAAGTGGTTTGCACCAGAGAGAGCTTATGAGAAAGCCCTTAAACTCAGAGATATGCATGTGAGAGGAGAAGTGACGCTACGTGCTCCAGAACTGGTCTTATATGAAATAGCTAACGCACTAAGATTTAATAGAGTTTATAGATTTAGTGTTGAAAACAATAATAGAAGCCGTGAAAAGCGTTATAGATTTAGATATAGTATATGAATGCGACATAGAGGTGTGGCGTATAGCAATAGAGCTGTCGTTTAAAATAGATATCAGCGTCTACGACGCGGTATACGCGGCACTATCGGTTAGCAGGAAGGCTCCATTGGTGACAAGCGATAGAGAATTGCATAATAAACTAAAAGGACATATGAGCATAATCCTGCTAGAGGAGCTTTAAAGCACCTCTTCTAAGAAACCTATAAAGACTCTAAAGCTAGACACAAACCTTCCGGCCTCTGAGAAGAGAGGCTGGCATCACTATTGATAAAAAGATGTTTATCAATAGATCTTTATAAATCATCGATAATAGAAAGCTATAAAGCTTTATCTAGTTTTCTGTTTTCCCACTCAAATTTTTTGATTCATGCAGTGGTTATCGGAGGGTGCAGCTTATATCGATCTGAGGGGTGTTTTTATCCTTATGGTGTTGATCCTCTGTTTCTGAGGTTTCATAAACGCTCTTATAAAATCCTCTCTAAGCTTTGTACCAATCCCAATAGCAACTATATCTACATTAAATGGCGGTGAGACCTCCTCAACAGCATCTAAATAGACATCATAGTCCCTAGGATTTCTAGTGATAACAAGCAGATTAACATCTCTAGCATGCTC containing:
- a CDS encoding type II toxin-antitoxin system VapC family toxin: MKTIIEAVKSVIDLDIVYECDIEVWRIAIELSFKIDISVYDAVYAALSVSRKAPLVTSDRELHNKLKGHMSIILLEEL
- a CDS encoding NAD-dependent epimerase/dehydratase family protein, with the translated sequence MLSGASEAEEETRKLIGRWRLGGSRVLVTGCAGFLGSWLVEALVEGGAEVTCVDNLSTGSKENLAGVLNKIRLVVGDVAEAPGGSYDIVVHGASLPSPEHYMSKPVEAMLPDSVGLLHILRIARDSGARVVFMSSSEVYGDPEIIPTPESYWGRVNPVGPRSPYDEAKRFGEALCMAFHREYGVDVRIARIFNTYGPRLDPYSPYARVVTRFLIQAIRGEPITVHGDGSQTRSFTYVSDTVRALLTLVTCDKCSGVYNVGSEEEISIMDLARLVKEITGSSSPIVHLNPRPDDPRRRRPDISRIRALGWEPRVGIREGLRLTYIWLRGRVG
- a CDS encoding UDP-glucose/GDP-mannose dehydrogenase family protein, whose product is MRISIFGLGYVGVIHAIGLAYLGHRVIGYDIDRERVDAIRRGVLPIYEPGLERLWREARGSIEVSEDPIDAVRRTEISMISVGTPSAPDGSADLRYVREAVETIAMGIRGKGSKHLVVIKSTVPPGTTASMKRLLEDLGLRYGFEFDIAMNPEFLREGSAVEDFLRPDRVVIGVWSPWARDMLLELYSGIDAPKIVTDPTTAEFVKYVSNVFLALKVSFSNEVGDLCKAMGVDSYEVFRIVGMDRRIGQSFFRSGLGFGGSCLPKDLRAWIRFAESLGHRARIAEAAYEVNRERPFKAVSLLKKHLGSLRGRRIGVLGLSFKPGTDDIRESRGIEVARLLLEEGAEVYVNDPAAMEKARKILGDSVKYIENPQELLKNVEAVIIATEWPIYEKLDYRETIVIDGRRIEKAREAKIYEGLTW
- a CDS encoding VapB-type antitoxin, with product MRRYKHINWSEVVRRAILEKIAEEERRDKRLKAAEVMDKIREDILKTYGPTDYDSSEAIRYWRDARKQLSMPA
- a CDS encoding glucose-1-phosphate thymidylyltransferase, with the protein product DFLRYLKRVSPGVGGEIQLTDAIQLAIEDGRDVRALIYDGEYIDIGTPETYLRAMEHVVRSLRG